From one Agathobaculum sp. NTUH-O15-33 genomic stretch:
- a CDS encoding chromate transporter has translation MTCFTLFWTFARIGLCTLGGGAATIPYLLELPARFGWTSPEEMAVIIAVGESAPGPGGVNMAGYIGFEAAGLPGVLCAVAGLCVPSLILVNLIAAFLRDFSKHPAVTRFFYGLRPAVVAVIISAVWGLMQISLFVDGTAHLPAFVIFAAGLVITHLPRTKSVHPLVLVFSAALFGMIFRI, from the coding sequence GTGACCTGCTTCACCTTGTTCTGGACGTTTGCCCGGATCGGCCTATGTACGCTGGGCGGCGGGGCGGCCACGATCCCCTATTTGCTGGAATTGCCGGCGCGATTCGGCTGGACCTCACCCGAAGAAATGGCGGTCATCATCGCAGTAGGTGAAAGCGCACCCGGACCGGGCGGCGTGAACATGGCCGGCTATATTGGCTTTGAAGCGGCCGGTCTGCCCGGCGTCTTGTGTGCGGTTGCGGGACTGTGCGTGCCAAGCTTGATTCTGGTGAACCTGATCGCCGCCTTTTTGCGCGACTTTAGCAAGCACCCCGCCGTCACACGCTTTTTCTACGGCTTGCGCCCCGCCGTTGTGGCCGTGATCATCAGCGCGGTATGGGGACTGATGCAGATCAGTTTATTTGTTGACGGTACCGCTCATCTGCCCGCGTTCGTGATCTTTGCGGCCGGTTTGGTCATAACCCACCTGCCCCGCACCAAAAGCGTACACCCGTTGGTATTGGTCTTTTCCGCCGCCCTGTTCGGCATGATTTTCAGGATATAA
- a CDS encoding AraC family transcriptional regulator, whose amino-acid sequence MIKLHFEKQPSTFLADNANFQVTEITHVFGNPNWVFHFHSHEALAEIIYIAGGQGIYTVNDSVFHASRGDLLIINPDTVHSVVSDPNDALDAWTLTMTGVKLDNVPPGYIVSPKTYPYYAAGEAGETIRLLLERILAAYTQDAASHYTHDLTHMLSLSLLLIAHRMVEHNDSHAKPTRKETARRQIALDILHYIDKNYRTVIKVEQLSAHFHVSASYLTHLFTTEFGISPINYQISRRMSDAQWQLIRTTHSVSAIARQVGYENPYHFTKLFMRHIGLHPQAFRERFTTVTPDESSLFL is encoded by the coding sequence GTGATCAAGCTGCATTTTGAAAAACAGCCTTCCACGTTCCTTGCGGATAACGCGAATTTTCAAGTGACCGAGATTACCCACGTATTTGGCAACCCAAACTGGGTGTTTCATTTCCATTCCCACGAGGCGCTGGCGGAGATCATTTATATCGCCGGTGGACAGGGGATATACACGGTGAACGATTCGGTGTTCCACGCGAGCCGGGGCGATTTACTGATTATCAATCCCGACACGGTGCATTCGGTTGTTTCCGACCCGAACGATGCGCTGGATGCATGGACGCTCACGATGACGGGGGTCAAGCTGGATAATGTGCCGCCCGGCTACATCGTTTCGCCCAAGACCTATCCGTACTACGCGGCGGGCGAGGCGGGGGAGACGATCCGGCTGCTGCTGGAACGAATCCTTGCCGCCTATACGCAGGACGCGGCCAGCCACTACACACACGATTTGACGCACATGCTGAGCCTGTCGCTGCTGCTGATCGCGCACCGTATGGTGGAGCACAACGATTCCCACGCTAAGCCTACCCGAAAGGAAACCGCACGCAGGCAGATTGCGCTCGACATCCTGCATTACATCGATAAGAACTACCGCACCGTGATCAAGGTGGAACAGCTTTCCGCGCACTTTCACGTAAGCGCCAGCTATCTGACGCACCTTTTCACAACAGAGTTCGGCATTTCGCCGATCAACTATCAGATCAGCCGCCGCATGAGCGACGCGCAGTGGCAGCTGATCCGCACGACGCATTCGGTCAGCGCGATCGCGCGGCAGGTGGGCTATGAAAACCCTTACCACTTCACCAAGCTGTTTATGCGGCACATCGGCCTGCATCCGCAGGCGTTTCGCGAACGGTTTACCACGGTAACGCCCGATGAATCCTCGTTGTTCTTATGA
- the aroE gene encoding shikimate dehydrogenase, translating into MSVSTRTGLIALLGRPLGFTLAPAMQNSAFRALGMDALYLPVECEADDLPVLLAAFRRMPFIGLAVTKPLKISILPYLDESDPLVAQIGSCNTVCFKNGRWTAHNTDGEGFADALTGAYGDIRGATLLVLGAGGASRALCFACAARGAGRILLVNRTLETARALAQAVSLRFPIPCEALPWGELSSALPMADILINATGLGMEPHVGQTPLPAALLSPRLFVCDLAYRPARTRLLADAEAAGCRTMNGLAMAVYQGARQIKLWTGYDAPIGFMSDTLRRLSGCEGDRL; encoded by the coding sequence ATGTCCGTCTCGACACGCACCGGATTGATCGCGCTGCTGGGCCGCCCGCTGGGCTTTACACTCGCACCCGCCATGCAGAACAGCGCGTTTCGCGCGCTGGGCATGGACGCACTCTACCTTCCTGTGGAGTGTGAAGCGGACGATCTGCCCGTGCTGCTCGCAGCATTCCGCCGCATGCCGTTTATCGGGCTGGCCGTCACCAAGCCGCTCAAGATCAGCATCCTCCCCTATCTGGACGAATCGGACCCGCTGGTCGCGCAAATCGGCTCGTGCAATACGGTTTGTTTCAAAAACGGGCGGTGGACCGCCCACAATACGGACGGCGAGGGCTTTGCCGACGCCCTCACCGGAGCATACGGCGATATCCGAGGCGCCACACTGCTGGTTCTGGGCGCAGGCGGTGCTTCGCGCGCGCTGTGCTTTGCCTGCGCGGCAAGGGGCGCGGGGCGCATCCTACTTGTGAACCGCACGCTGGAAACCGCACGCGCGCTTGCGCAGGCGGTGAGCCTCCGCTTCCCTATTCCATGTGAAGCATTGCCTTGGGGCGAGCTTTCATCCGCCCTGCCTATGGCCGATATCCTGATTAACGCGACCGGCCTTGGCATGGAGCCGCACGTGGGGCAAACCCCGTTGCCCGCCGCGCTGCTTTCACCGCGCCTGTTCGTGTGCGACCTCGCCTACCGCCCGGCGCGGACCCGGTTGCTTGCCGATGCCGAGGCGGCGGGCTGCCGCACTATGAACGGGCTTGCCATGGCCGTTTATCAAGGGGCGCGCCAGATTAAGCTATGGACGGGGTATGACGCCCCTATCGGCTTCATGTCCGATACCCTGCGCCGCCTCTCCGGATGCGAAGGAGATCGCCTGTGA
- a CDS encoding putative quinol monooxygenase, producing the protein MIVTIARQVIKPACFDAYHALAAELAESSRAEPGCAGYRSVQAEEDKRVHLFIECWKDQAAIDTHVATEHFTRIVPQFAAMFDDAELVTRYQVLA; encoded by the coding sequence ATGATCGTTACCATCGCCCGTCAGGTCATCAAGCCCGCCTGCTTCGACGCTTATCATGCGCTGGCGGCAGAGCTTGCCGAAAGCTCCCGCGCCGAGCCCGGCTGCGCCGGCTATCGCTCGGTGCAAGCCGAGGAGGACAAGCGCGTGCATCTGTTCATCGAATGCTGGAAGGATCAGGCCGCGATCGATACCCACGTCGCGACAGAGCACTTCACCCGCATCGTGCCGCAGTTCGCCGCCATGTTTGATGATGCCGAATTGGTCACCCGCTATCAGGTGCTTGCCTGA
- a CDS encoding TRAP transporter large permease — protein sequence MVGAIFAGMLVLLVLAVPICVVIAMISLIPYGLDPTFAASPMFILRQMVSGLDSITLIAIPMFVLSGIIMARGGISKKLFNVFSYFIGDKTGGLPCAAVITCLFYGAISGSAPATTAAVGAMTIPILVSLGYDLTFCAALVAIAGGLGVIIPPSIPFILYSMNSGASVGALFMAGILPGILIGVCLMVYSVFYCKKHGEDKEKLRENIAELRQKGFIKVFMESFWALLSPVIILGSIYGGICTPTEAAVISVVYALVICLFVYKTLKPRELYAVLREGVETYAPILFILGAAQAFSRVLTLTQAPQQLAEAMGSAISSKVALILLINVFLLFVGMVMDTGPAILILTPILVPIVTAAGIDPVHFGVIMIVNLAIGFVTPPIGNNLYVASTLTKLPVTAIAKKAVPFMAAFFIALLIITFVPQVSLLLVQ from the coding sequence ATGGTAGGCGCAATTTTTGCCGGCATGCTGGTGCTGCTGGTGCTCGCGGTCCCGATCTGTGTCGTGATCGCCATGATCTCTCTGATCCCCTACGGGCTTGACCCCACCTTTGCGGCCAGCCCCATGTTCATTCTCCGGCAAATGGTTTCCGGCTTGGATTCCATCACCCTGATCGCCATTCCGATGTTCGTGCTGTCGGGTATCATCATGGCGCGCGGCGGCATATCCAAAAAGCTGTTTAACGTATTCTCCTATTTTATTGGCGATAAGACCGGCGGCCTGCCGTGCGCGGCGGTCATCACCTGCCTGTTTTACGGGGCCATTTCGGGCTCCGCGCCCGCGACCACCGCGGCGGTCGGTGCGATGACCATCCCGATTCTGGTCAGCCTCGGCTATGACCTGACCTTCTGCGCGGCGCTCGTCGCTATCGCGGGCGGATTGGGCGTCATTATTCCCCCGTCCATTCCGTTCATCCTGTATTCCATGAACTCAGGCGCTTCGGTAGGCGCGCTGTTCATGGCCGGCATTTTGCCCGGCATCCTGATCGGCGTTTGCCTGATGGTTTATTCCGTCTTCTACTGTAAAAAGCACGGCGAGGATAAGGAGAAGCTGCGCGAAAACATCGCGGAGCTTCGCCAAAAGGGCTTTATTAAGGTGTTTATGGAAAGCTTCTGGGCTCTGCTCAGCCCGGTCATCATTCTCGGCTCAATCTACGGCGGCATCTGCACGCCGACCGAAGCGGCGGTCATCTCGGTCGTGTACGCGCTCGTGATCTGCCTGTTTGTCTACAAAACGCTAAAGCCCCGTGAGTTGTACGCCGTTTTACGCGAGGGCGTGGAAACCTATGCGCCCATCTTGTTCATCCTCGGCGCGGCGCAGGCGTTCAGCCGCGTGCTCACGCTGACGCAAGCGCCCCAGCAGCTGGCCGAGGCCATGGGCTCGGCGATCAGCTCCAAGGTTGCGCTCATTCTACTGATCAACGTATTCTTGTTGTTCGTCGGCATGGTGATGGACACCGGTCCCGCTATTCTGATTTTGACCCCCATCCTCGTGCCCATCGTCACGGCGGCGGGCATTGATCCGGTACATTTCGGCGTTATTATGATCGTAAACCTCGCCATCGGCTTTGTCACGCCGCCGATCGGCAACAACCTGTACGTCGCCTCCACCCTGACCAAGCTGCCCGTAACAGCGATTGCGAAAAAGGCGGTGCCGTTTATGGCGGCCTTCTTCATCGCGCTACTAATCATCACCTTTGTGCCGCAGGTCTCCCTGCTGCTCGTCCAGTAA
- a CDS encoding TIM barrel protein, whose amino-acid sequence MKKSICIEKIFLEHDFYDRFAKVAEAGFQYVEFGYWPGRDIDRIKAECDKHGLTVTTFSADFKASLIVPKDRAAFLDYLAQSIEVAKTLGCQNLVIHSQAMDDTGAFTSDGSDLDEPVKLYSAALTAQDAARMAEQAGVTLVLEAVNNISKPGYYMTSCRYTGNLCKVVGSPNLKILYDIWHMQQMEGNMVANLRKYADVLGYIHVGDCPERHEPGTGEINFDKIKHVVCDELGLDIVWGFELDPEISSADCVQKLAAF is encoded by the coding sequence ATGAAAAAATCGATCTGTATAGAAAAAATATTTTTAGAGCACGACTTTTACGACCGCTTTGCCAAGGTGGCCGAAGCAGGTTTTCAGTATGTTGAATTTGGCTATTGGCCGGGCCGCGACATCGACCGCATCAAGGCCGAATGCGACAAACACGGGCTGACGGTCACCACCTTTTCGGCAGATTTCAAGGCTTCGCTGATCGTGCCAAAGGATCGCGCGGCATTCCTCGACTATCTGGCGCAGTCCATCGAGGTCGCCAAGACCCTTGGCTGCCAAAATCTCGTCATTCATTCGCAGGCCATGGACGATACCGGCGCGTTTACCAGCGACGGCAGCGATCTGGACGAACCGGTCAAGCTTTACAGCGCTGCGCTGACCGCGCAGGACGCGGCGCGCATGGCCGAGCAGGCTGGTGTAACCCTCGTACTAGAAGCGGTCAACAACATTTCAAAGCCCGGCTACTACATGACCAGCTGCCGCTATACCGGGAACCTGTGCAAGGTGGTCGGATCGCCAAACCTAAAAATACTGTATGATATCTGGCACATGCAGCAGATGGAAGGCAACATGGTCGCCAATCTGCGCAAATACGCGGACGTACTCGGCTATATTCACGTGGGCGACTGTCCGGAGCGCCACGAGCCGGGCACCGGCGAGATCAACTTTGATAAGATCAAGCATGTCGTCTGTGACGAGCTCGGCCTTGATATCGTTTGGGGCTTTGAGCTCGATCCCGAAATTTCTTCAGCCGACTGCGTGCAAAAGCTCGCGGCGTTTTAA
- a CDS encoding TRAP transporter small permease, giving the protein MKAIKWLNRHAEEVLLVAMLVVMLVVEIAQIFMRRVMGSSLSWAEEVVRYLFVWSGFLSISFTIQNQSAMRLTMLVAAMPRMVRHICIAVVYIALTAFFGYMAAVAVVQLGSMHQTSAALGMPMVYVYLAPVVGFILTTVRSIQALIVVFKGLGKNHTHDIVINTKPEEGGTV; this is encoded by the coding sequence ATGAAAGCGATCAAGTGGCTTAACCGACATGCTGAAGAGGTTCTTCTGGTGGCAATGCTCGTGGTCATGCTTGTTGTGGAAATCGCGCAGATATTCATGCGCCGCGTCATGGGTTCGTCCCTTTCGTGGGCGGAAGAGGTCGTGCGGTATCTGTTCGTATGGTCGGGCTTTCTCAGCATCAGCTTTACCATTCAGAATCAATCAGCCATGCGCCTTACCATGCTGGTCGCCGCGATGCCGCGCATGGTGCGGCACATATGCATCGCGGTGGTGTATATCGCGCTCACAGCATTTTTCGGGTATATGGCGGCGGTGGCGGTGGTGCAGCTCGGCTCCATGCACCAGACGAGCGCCGCGCTCGGCATGCCGATGGTGTACGTCTATCTAGCCCCCGTGGTGGGCTTTATCCTGACCACGGTGCGCAGTATTCAGGCGCTCATCGTCGTGTTCAAGGGCCTTGGCAAAAACCATACGCACGATATTGTCATCAACACGAAACCTGAGGAAGGGGGCACGGTCTGA
- a CDS encoding NAD(P)-dependent oxidoreductase, with translation MKTVGMIGLGNMGMGMAKNLIKKGFPVKGFDVFAPKLDEFREAGGQPCANPAEVGHDADVVFVMVLNGQQALDVAFGENGLVQTMRPGSVYFLTSTIGLGYAKKLHEGLAAKGIEMIDCAVSGGLPGAQNGTLTLMAAGKKPVYESCADVMDAIATNPNHVGEEPGQGQVVKACLQALVGAQYTAIFELMVMGCKAGVDPQVLQNVISTSVAGSKLFDICVPLIMDRKFKNTGSSLAVMSKDLNITMDLAREVGCAMPTVAIAREMVQAGFIRYPDEDNWAVTKILEDIAGAEVKRR, from the coding sequence ATGAAAACAGTCGGCATGATCGGTCTTGGCAACATGGGCATGGGCATGGCCAAAAACCTGATAAAAAAGGGGTTTCCCGTCAAGGGCTTTGATGTATTCGCCCCCAAGCTGGACGAATTCCGCGAGGCAGGAGGCCAGCCTTGCGCCAACCCGGCGGAGGTGGGCCACGACGCGGATGTTGTATTCGTCATGGTGCTCAACGGCCAGCAGGCGCTTGACGTCGCGTTTGGCGAAAACGGACTTGTGCAAACAATGCGCCCCGGCTCGGTCTACTTCCTAACCTCCACCATCGGTCTGGGGTATGCAAAAAAACTGCACGAGGGCCTTGCGGCAAAAGGCATTGAAATGATCGACTGCGCGGTCTCCGGCGGCCTGCCGGGCGCGCAGAACGGCACGCTCACGCTGATGGCGGCCGGAAAAAAACCGGTTTACGAAAGCTGTGCCGATGTCATGGACGCGATCGCGACCAATCCCAACCACGTGGGAGAAGAGCCCGGTCAGGGGCAGGTCGTCAAGGCATGCCTGCAAGCGCTGGTCGGCGCGCAGTACACCGCGATCTTTGAATTGATGGTCATGGGCTGCAAGGCAGGCGTGGACCCGCAGGTGCTGCAAAACGTGATCAGTACCTCGGTTGCGGGCAGCAAGCTGTTCGATATCTGCGTGCCGCTCATCATGGATCGCAAATTCAAGAACACCGGCTCGTCGCTTGCCGTGATGAGCAAGGATCTGAATATCACGATGGATCTGGCGCGCGAGGTGGGCTGCGCCATGCCGACTGTTGCGATCGCCCGCGAAATGGTGCAGGCCGGCTTCATCCGCTACCCGGACGAGGATAACTGGGCCGTTACAAAAATTCTGGAGGACATCGCGGGAGCCGAGGTAAAACGCCGCTAA
- a CDS encoding trypsin-like peptidase domain-containing protein, translating into MKKKLLSLLLSALLAVASIPFAFAGYENFTAAKSYVQGQFTDVPVGAWYAGNVATAYEYGLINGTTATTFAPDDDLTLAEAVKLAACLRSIYETGAADFSSSKPWYRTYADYALREGIIAADYANYDANATRAQFAVLFAAALPDDALPAINDVEDGAIPDVSSASMYAASVYKLYRAGVLTGSDSSGRFQPSSNITRGEVAAIVTRMADKSLRKSITLLKKEDTSLSSEDLFAKCSPSVFYIEIYDKAGNATAAGSGVFLTASGEAVTNYHVIEGAASAKIQTADGKVYDVSGVYAYDEELDLARIKVNGSGFTPVSIGDSTSLATGAKVYAIGSPQGLSNTLSDGIISNAKRTISGMDYIQTTAAISHGSSGGALLNASGELIGITSAYIDGGQNLNLAIPAYYLDELGTGSLKSFADLTGQASQVNSKVACYDGYYPAPDYGAYTGAPVYSKNLTDGIQHYYYDLRSISTGVEVAVDGYIGCLEDNGFRVVNASEGDGQTMLYYYQNGYSIALGFGLEEVGQRAFIHIMLQKS; encoded by the coding sequence ATGAAAAAGAAGCTGCTTAGCCTGTTGCTGTCGGCATTGCTGGCAGTCGCCTCCATACCGTTCGCTTTCGCGGGGTATGAGAATTTTACGGCTGCGAAAAGCTATGTACAAGGCCAGTTTACCGATGTGCCCGTGGGCGCGTGGTATGCGGGCAACGTCGCAACGGCGTACGAATACGGCCTGATCAATGGCACAACGGCCACCACCTTTGCGCCGGACGACGACCTGACATTGGCCGAGGCCGTCAAGCTGGCGGCTTGCCTGAGAAGTATTTACGAGACCGGCGCAGCGGATTTTTCTTCCTCCAAACCGTGGTACCGTACCTATGCGGATTACGCCCTGCGGGAGGGCATTATCGCGGCCGACTACGCAAACTACGATGCGAACGCCACCCGCGCGCAGTTTGCCGTGCTGTTTGCCGCCGCCCTGCCGGATGATGCGCTGCCCGCCATCAACGATGTGGAGGACGGCGCGATCCCGGATGTATCCTCCGCCAGCATGTACGCAGCTTCGGTCTATAAGCTGTACCGCGCGGGCGTGCTGACCGGGTCGGATTCCTCCGGCCGGTTCCAGCCCTCCAGCAACATCACGCGCGGCGAGGTCGCCGCGATCGTCACGCGCATGGCGGACAAATCGCTGCGCAAAAGCATCACGCTGCTGAAAAAGGAAGATACGTCGCTTTCAAGCGAGGACCTTTTCGCAAAGTGCTCGCCCAGTGTGTTCTATATCGAGATTTATGACAAGGCGGGCAACGCCACCGCCGCCGGCAGCGGCGTGTTCCTCACCGCGTCGGGCGAAGCCGTGACCAATTATCACGTGATCGAGGGGGCGGCTTCCGCCAAAATCCAGACCGCGGACGGCAAGGTGTACGACGTTTCAGGCGTCTACGCCTATGACGAGGAGCTCGATCTGGCGCGTATCAAGGTGAACGGCTCGGGCTTTACGCCGGTCTCGATCGGCGACAGCACGTCCCTTGCCACCGGCGCCAAGGTATACGCCATCGGCAGCCCGCAGGGCCTTTCCAACACCCTGTCGGACGGCATCATTTCCAACGCCAAGCGCACGATCAGCGGCATGGATTATATCCAAACCACCGCCGCGATCTCGCACGGTTCCTCGGGCGGCGCGCTGCTTAACGCCTCGGGCGAGCTGATCGGTATCACCTCCGCCTATATCGACGGCGGACAGAATCTGAATCTCGCCATTCCGGCGTACTATCTGGATGAGCTGGGCACAGGCTCGCTTAAAAGCTTTGCCGATCTGACGGGGCAGGCCTCGCAGGTCAACTCCAAGGTCGCGTGCTACGACGGCTATTATCCCGCGCCCGATTACGGCGCTTATACCGGCGCGCCGGTTTACAGCAAGAACCTGACCGACGGCATTCAGCATTATTATTACGACCTGCGAAGCATTTCCACCGGCGTGGAGGTGGCTGTGGACGGGTATATCGGCTGCCTTGAGGATAACGGCTTCCGCGTTGTGAACGCGAGCGAGGGCGACGGCCAGACCATGCTGTATTATTACCAGAACGGCTACAGCATCGCGCTCGGTTTCGGCCTTGAAGAGGTCGGCCAGCGCGCGTTCATCCATATCATGCTGCAAAAGAGTTAA
- a CDS encoding chromate transporter translates to MKQYGRLYFAFLRLGAFTFGGGLAMLPLLQHEAVERYGWATEEELIDMYAVAQCAPGIIAVNTAVYVGSHVAGVPGSLAAVLGQITSPICLITCIAFAFQHLTEQPLFQHALAGIRAMVCVLLCNTAWRMGQKSLVDIPTVMLCAAGVVLSLLLHVPLIAVMLGAGLLGLLLKGGKPS, encoded by the coding sequence GTGAAGCAATATGGCCGACTTTATTTTGCGTTCCTGCGGCTGGGCGCCTTTACCTTCGGCGGCGGGTTGGCCATGCTGCCGCTGCTACAACACGAGGCCGTGGAGCGCTATGGCTGGGCGACGGAAGAAGAACTGATCGACATGTACGCCGTCGCGCAGTGCGCGCCGGGTATTATCGCCGTTAATACCGCCGTCTATGTCGGCAGCCATGTAGCGGGAGTGCCCGGCAGTCTTGCCGCGGTGCTAGGGCAAATCACATCGCCCATCTGTCTGATCACCTGCATCGCCTTCGCCTTTCAGCATCTGACCGAGCAGCCGCTTTTTCAGCACGCGCTTGCCGGCATACGCGCCATGGTGTGCGTCTTGTTATGTAACACCGCTTGGCGCATGGGCCAAAAAAGCTTGGTGGACATTCCGACCGTGATGCTCTGCGCCGCCGGGGTCGTCCTGTCCCTACTGCTGCATGTGCCGCTGATCGCGGTCATGCTCGGGGCAGGGCTGCTTGGGCTGCTGCTCAAAGGGGGAAAGCCTTCGTGA
- a CDS encoding TRAP transporter substrate-binding protein: MIKRLRKLTALLLTGGVTLSCAACEPLNAVASPDKEGKLVVSVAYDSQPDSVTGIIATSLAEMLEEKSGGKITAHVYPSGQLGSDKELIQSCISGDVEFVVQNHSAQVNDITGAKVLDMPYLFPNIEIARQTLDDPEFRKVYDALYPEIGLKLLMISDMGYRQTSSNRKLQTLNDFKGLDIRTMENPIHLALWKALGANPTPMNRGEVFLALQQGLLMAQEDPYVNFLLNNYQEVQQYAVATNHLFHDITVITNDRFYQELPEEYRSWIDACCTELLPISRERSDSINNEQDLIDAGMEVVHLSDEVFNQISAIEEEQVWPMIREQVGDELTDALLDAVDRAKIKCGYEE, encoded by the coding sequence ATGATAAAACGATTGCGAAAGCTTACCGCGCTGCTGCTTACCGGCGGCGTAACGCTCTCCTGCGCCGCCTGCGAACCGCTGAACGCGGTCGCGAGCCCGGATAAGGAAGGCAAGCTGGTCGTCAGCGTCGCCTATGATTCTCAGCCGGATTCCGTCACCGGCATCATCGCCACCAGCCTTGCGGAAATGCTGGAAGAGAAAAGCGGCGGCAAGATCACCGCGCATGTATACCCGTCCGGCCAGCTCGGTTCGGACAAAGAGCTGATTCAAAGCTGTATTTCGGGCGATGTGGAGTTTGTCGTGCAGAATCACTCGGCTCAGGTAAACGATATCACGGGCGCAAAGGTGCTCGATATGCCGTACTTATTCCCCAATATTGAAATCGCGCGCCAAACGCTGGACGACCCCGAATTTCGCAAGGTGTACGACGCGCTGTATCCCGAAATCGGCTTGAAGCTGCTGATGATCTCGGACATGGGCTACCGGCAGACCTCGTCGAACCGCAAATTACAAACGCTGAACGATTTTAAAGGGCTGGACATCCGCACGATGGAAAACCCCATCCATCTGGCGCTTTGGAAGGCGCTCGGCGCGAACCCGACCCCGATGAACCGCGGCGAGGTGTTCCTTGCCCTGCAACAGGGCCTGCTCATGGCGCAGGAGGACCCTTACGTGAACTTTCTCCTGAACAACTATCAGGAGGTTCAGCAGTACGCGGTCGCGACCAACCACCTGTTCCACGACATCACCGTGATCACGAACGACCGGTTTTATCAGGAGCTGCCGGAGGAGTACCGGAGCTGGATCGACGCCTGCTGCACCGAATTGCTTCCCATCTCCCGCGAGCGCTCGGACAGCATCAACAACGAACAGGATCTGATCGACGCGGGCATGGAGGTCGTCCATCTGTCGGACGAGGTATTCAACCAGATCTCCGCGATTGAGGAAGAACAGGTCTGGCCCATGATTCGTGAGCAGGTCGGCGACGAACTGACCGACGCATTGCTGGACGCGGTCGACCGAGCCAAGATCAAATGCGGTTACGAGGAATAA
- a CDS encoding sugar phosphate isomerase/epimerase family protein, with protein MKISVITNGISQDYETCCKILKETGVRYAELQEVYGKRVELLSEEEAQKIKSLNEQYGITPVSVTTHAFAGVDVMSLNVGDETYEKHMALLKNGIRVAKTVGAPQVRAMPFTKAIVLHGAHGSDQWNAGGNKAWPKFIELYRPIAKLAEAEDIVITVENGFNAMIVSGYQCRQFIEELGCDRIKILWDPANALYYGDIPYPNAYHEIRDCLGHVHIKDLNCSIIEGWVDIKNIGHGMMAPYLDDMRAALERDGYEGYISLENILRPDGGDFIDGYYLDIPELQKRFG; from the coding sequence ATGAAAATCAGTGTTATCACCAACGGTATCAGTCAGGATTACGAGACCTGCTGCAAGATCTTGAAAGAAACCGGCGTGCGGTACGCCGAACTGCAAGAGGTATATGGCAAGCGCGTCGAGTTGCTCAGCGAAGAGGAAGCGCAAAAAATCAAGTCTCTGAACGAGCAATACGGGATCACGCCCGTGAGCGTCACCACGCACGCCTTTGCCGGCGTCGATGTGATGAGCCTGAACGTAGGCGACGAGACCTATGAAAAACACATGGCGCTTTTGAAAAACGGCATCCGCGTGGCCAAAACGGTCGGCGCGCCGCAGGTGCGGGCCATGCCCTTTACCAAGGCGATCGTGCTGCACGGCGCGCACGGCTCGGATCAATGGAACGCGGGCGGCAACAAGGCTTGGCCCAAATTCATCGAGCTGTACCGCCCCATTGCGAAGCTGGCCGAGGCGGAGGACATCGTTATCACGGTGGAGAACGGCTTTAACGCCATGATCGTGTCCGGCTACCAGTGCCGCCAGTTTATCGAGGAGCTGGGCTGCGACCGGATCAAGATTCTGTGGGACCCGGCCAACGCCTTGTATTACGGCGATATCCCGTATCCCAACGCATACCACGAAATCCGGGACTGCTTGGGCCACGTACATATCAAGGATCTGAATTGCTCGATCATTGAGGGCTGGGTCGATATTAAAAACATCGGCCACGGCATGATGGCGCCCTATCTGGACGACATGCGGGCGGCGCTGGAGCGCGACGGGTACGAAGGCTACATCTCCCTTGAAAACATCCTCCGCCCGGACGGCGGCGATTTTATCGACGGGTACTACCTCGATATCCCCGAGCTGCAAAAACGGTTCGGCTGA